The Candidatus Poribacteria bacterium region CACCGTTGGAACGTCTTGAGAGACTCAGCGGGTTGGGCCAGACATATGTTGGCCCTTTGAAGATAAGTGACACTGAGAAATTGACAGTCACGGCATCATAAATACCAGCATTACCGGCGCGATCAGTGACGCGAACATCTAGATTGTACTCACCAGACTGAGAAGGTAGAAAATCAATTGACCAACGACTCCACGGATCTTCCTCTTCCTCACTGTCATCTTTTGCAGCCACTGGGTCGATTGGTAGCCCATCGGGACCAGTACCGACCACCTCAACCAGTGCGACTTCAGATGCAGGAATATCGTTCTCTGACGGATCACGCGCAGTACCTTGAAATGGCAACGGCTCATCCTCAAAGGTTGTTTCTCCAACTAAATCAGTAAGTTCAACGATCGGCTTTGTTGTTTCAAAAAGGAACTGTGTCGTGACCGAATCGGTTGGCTGGAAGCCCAGATTTGCAGCGTCCAGACCGACACTGGTGATGGTCACCTGATAATGCCCTTGTTCATTGAGTGGTCCAGATTTGAAGCGGATGCTGTCGGTGCCGTTCTGTGTCGTGATTCCAGTGATAACCTCTCCAGAAGGAGAACGGACGGTAATTGATGAATTGACCAGATCGGGACCAAGACCGTAACTACCATCCGGATTGACATCGGAGAACTTTGCATCAATGACGATACTACCACTCTTGCTGGTCGCTGACGGGTAATACGGATCATTTGCATCAGTAAGTAACGGCTGTCCCTCAATGAACAACGAGCTAGTATCAATCATCGGCGGACGTGTGTCGTAGAAGAAGGAGTAGCTAACGGTCTCAGTGACGTTGCCCGCCCGGTCCTTCGGGGCAATTGTTAACAGATATACACCGTCTTGACTTCCGTCGCTAGCGAGTGGCATAATCAAGTTTAACAAAAGTGCCTGTTCCTCATCGGTAGCAAGTGTTCCCTCAATTTTGCGACTCCGCCTGACATCATTAAGGGTAATCCATGATTGGTCGAGGTTATCCCAATCCACCGTGGAACTTGGTTCATCGTCGGTGATAAGCGCCCCGACCGAAACCAGCGAATTATTGACTCCCGGTTCTGCAACGATCAGTTGAATTGAGGCAGGAATCACCTCAGGGGCAACAGTATCATAGGCAAAGGTAAATTGCTGTGGTTCTCCCTGCCGCCCTGCACTATTGATGGGCACTACCACAATGGTATAAGTACCATCGTCAGAGCCATCGGTAGCAAAGTCCCGCAAGAGTCGATAAATTAACAATTTTCCCCGGCGTACTTGCTGTCCTGGGACTGCTGTACCATCGGGGGCAAGCAGTGCAATCGTAGAACGATCCACTCCTCCGTTCTCTGATTGAAGCTCAACCGAAACCTGACGGAACGGTTTGTTTGTGAACGCTTCTTCTGCAGGCGTGGTTTTGGGAACCGTTGAAACGACAACCGGCATGCCGGATGAAAAGG contains the following coding sequences:
- a CDS encoding Ig-like domain repeat protein, giving the protein MQTSGLVADGNYTIRVEAIDRAGNGSNTPFKVFFTFSSGMPVVVSTVPKTTPAEEAFTNKPFRQVSVELQSENGGVDRSTIALLAPDGTAVPGQQVRRGKLLIYRLLRDFATDGSDDGTYTIVVVPINSAGRQGEPQQFTFAYDTVAPEVIPASIQLIVAEPGVNNSLVSVGALITDDEPSSTVDWDNLDQSWITLNDVRRSRKIEGTLATDEEQALLLNLIMPLASDGSQDGVYLLTIAPKDRAGNVTETVSYSFFYDTRPPMIDTSSLFIEGQPLLTDANDPYYPSATSKSGSIVIDAKFSDVNPDGSYGLGPDLVNSSITVRSPSGEVITGITTQNGTDSIRFKSGPLNEQGHYQVTITSVGLDAANLGFQPTDSVTTQFLFETTKPIVELTDLVGETTFEDEPLPFQGTARDPSENDIPASEVALVEVVGTGPDGLPIDPVAAKDDSEEEEDPWSRWSIDFLPSQSGEYNLDVRVTDRAGNAGIYDAVTVNFSVSLIFKGPTYVWPNPLSLSRRSNGEVAHFSFEVNVPGGEGARIVLSIYDFAGDLVYEKEYSDLGIGRSDNEVRWDLTNQSGTDVARGIYIFRLEAEDVVTSNYTNAVGKIVVVE